Below is a window of Sporosarcina ureae DNA.
CAGATGTTTCATGCGATTGCCTTACTTGCCATTGGTATTTTGATGAGCAGTGCATTGCTTGGACCATCGACACAACTATCGTGGGCCGGCTATTTGATCTTGGCTGGTATCATTATTTTCTCGGGAAGTCTGTATGTACTTAGTTTATCTGGAATCGGAATACTCGGCGCCATCACGCCTATAGGCGGCGTCGCGTTCATTGCTGGCTGGATCATGTTGATTATTGCCGCAGTGAAATTCGGTAGATAATAAAGGAAAACCGCTCACACAGGATGAGCGGTTTTTTTCTTATGGCGTTTGGTCGAAGTAATTTAATTCCTCAGGGAACTCGGCATAATCGAAGTAGATCATCGGGAATAAGTAGCGTCTACCCGTTCCGGCTTCACTGAGGATTACGTGGTCACGTCCGGCAGCTTCTACCATGCCTGTAACAGCCTTCGTGTTCTTGCCTGCTTCTACCGCATGTTCGAATGAAAAGTGAAAGACGCCCGGTTTTCCTCTGTTGAGCCTGAGGATATTCTCGATATACGATTGTTCTCTGAAGGGTATAGTGGGCCCGCCCCCTTGTGGGTTAGTTTGTGGCGGTACCATTTGTTGCTGGCCGTAGCCGGGATTCCAATAATAATTAACCATTTTAACATCCTTTCCAGATAAGGTAGTATTTCTTGCGGGCGGTCTTGAAGGAAAAACGTTTATAGGGATACACGTCGTTTCCTTCGAAGTTTATCGTGATGAGAGTGGAACAAAACCTCCTTGTTGGTATCTTATGTTGGAGGAGGGGGAGGTATGAATGGAGATTTGGAATGTGGAGTTCAAGAGCTTGCAATGTGATGTGCGTTGTATGTGTGAAAGTGATAGCAACGTTTCGCTGCGTTTCAGGCGGACGCGTTCGGGAGGGTGGGCGGTGAACCACACCCCTTCGCTTCGCTCGCAGGGTGTTTCACCTGTCCCACTAATCCTCCCCGAGTCGCCGCCTTACACTTCGCTTCACTGGTGGCTTGTTCTTGAGTTAGAAAGTGAGGTTCAAGACCCTGTGCAAGTTGTGAATTTTAGTTGTATGTAGAACCTAACTATGTTGAAAGTTAACAATAATTCACTTGCTATGGATAATGAGAGTTCTAAGTAGCACCAATAACTATGTAGGATTTAAGCGGAAGCTGGGGCGACTCCGGGTGGATAAGCGTGCGCCTTGAGACCCCGCAGGAAGCGTAGCGTACGAGGAGGCTCAAGCCACGCCCACCGGAAAGCGTCCCCAGCTGGAGCTTCAATCCCGAACCGCTAGCCAAATTAACTCTTTCCTCCAGACAAAAAAGCCGCGAACTATTTTGTTCGCGGCTTCGTAATTATTTATTATACTTCAAAAAATGCTGCGCGCTTGTCGGCTTCTAGAATCGTACCGATAAAGAACGAACCAAACACGCCGTAGCGTGCGCTGACTTCGTCAAAACGCATTTCGTACACGAGTTTCTTGAACTGCAACACGTCATCAGAGAACAACGTGACGCCCCACTCGTAATCATCAAAACCGACTGAACCGGAAATGATTTGCTTCACTTTTCCTGCATAGCCTCGGCCAATCATGCCATGGCTGCGCATTAAACTCTTACGGTTGTCCATGTCGAGCATGTACCAGTTATCGTCGCCTTCGC
It encodes the following:
- the gerQ gene encoding spore coat protein GerQ, producing MVNYYWNPGYGQQQMVPPQTNPQGGGPTIPFREQSYIENILRLNRGKPGVFHFSFEHAVEAGKNTKAVTGMVEAAGRDHVILSEAGTGRRYLFPMIYFDYAEFPEELNYFDQTP
- a CDS encoding DUF423 domain-containing protein; amino-acid sequence: MPFFIIAGAINAAIAVGFGAFGAHALKDRLSEHYLAVWETAVQYQMFHAIALLAIGILMSSALLGPSTQLSWAGYLILAGIIIFSGSLYVLSLSGIGILGAITPIGGVAFIAGWIMLIIAAVKFGR